A genomic segment from Candidatus Binatia bacterium encodes:
- a CDS encoding efflux RND transporter periplasmic adaptor subunit yields MWRAKRWQCSKRWDVVVVGWVSSVALFAASGNITAGGEEVHIATVTPAAESVRSASRTPQAGSPQTLWTCSMHPQVVRDQPGNCPICGMQLTPLGSRKEVAKREAGERKIKYWWDPMMSPPYISDRPGKSPMGMDLIPVYEDEVVAGQVIVIDPRLEQNMGLRVEEVRRGPLRTSVRAYAQVREPESTVREFSLRVSGWIVRLYANYTGAHMAKGAPLLELYSPELQTAVAEWIAAVSAPGATPSVRAASRRKLDLLGLEAAQIDALSQLREPPPTVTFRAPYSAHVVEKLVNEGVRVEAGQPLLRLNDRSRMWLDAEVYEQDLCAVRLGQSIEARILALPGRVFHGTVTFIHPHVEGPARTIVVRSELPNDEGLLRQGMAATVVISGEILPEAVLVPREAVIDTGERKVVFVVTDPGHFEPRTVETGPAGADGLVSIVSGLAPGERVVVSGQFLLDAESRLREAARKFVRPAQEAGSHGRHSH; encoded by the coding sequence ATGTGGCGCGCTAAACGATGGCAGTGTTCCAAGAGATGGGACGTTGTCGTTGTTGGATGGGTTTCGTCTGTGGCCCTGTTCGCGGCGAGCGGCAACATCACAGCAGGCGGTGAAGAAGTCCACATTGCCACCGTCACGCCTGCGGCAGAGTCCGTGCGAAGCGCGTCGAGAACGCCCCAAGCAGGTTCGCCACAGACGTTGTGGACGTGCTCGATGCACCCCCAGGTTGTCCGCGACCAACCGGGCAACTGTCCAATTTGCGGCATGCAACTGACACCGCTTGGGTCGCGCAAGGAGGTGGCCAAGCGAGAGGCGGGGGAGCGCAAGATCAAATACTGGTGGGATCCGATGATGAGTCCCCCGTACATTTCCGACCGGCCGGGAAAAAGTCCCATGGGAATGGATCTGATCCCGGTCTACGAAGACGAAGTGGTGGCGGGGCAGGTAATCGTCATCGATCCCCGGCTCGAACAAAACATGGGGCTGCGGGTCGAAGAGGTGCGCCGAGGACCGTTGCGCACCAGCGTGCGCGCCTACGCGCAGGTGCGCGAGCCGGAGTCGACGGTGCGTGAATTCAGCTTGCGGGTGAGTGGCTGGATTGTTCGCTTGTACGCCAATTACACTGGTGCCCACATGGCCAAAGGAGCGCCGCTCCTTGAACTTTACAGCCCAGAGCTGCAGACCGCAGTTGCCGAGTGGATCGCTGCCGTTTCTGCTCCTGGGGCAACGCCGAGTGTGCGTGCCGCCTCGCGGCGGAAGTTAGATCTACTCGGGTTGGAGGCGGCACAGATCGATGCGCTGAGCCAGCTGCGGGAACCTCCGCCAACAGTGACGTTCCGTGCTCCGTACAGCGCTCACGTGGTGGAAAAGCTTGTGAACGAGGGCGTGCGCGTGGAAGCGGGCCAGCCGCTGCTGCGGCTAAACGACCGCTCGCGCATGTGGCTGGATGCCGAGGTGTACGAGCAGGATCTGTGTGCCGTGCGCTTAGGACAGAGCATTGAAGCGCGCATCCTTGCGCTCCCAGGCCGGGTATTTCATGGGACCGTCACTTTCATCCACCCGCACGTCGAGGGCCCGGCCCGAACCATCGTTGTCCGGAGTGAGCTCCCGAATGACGAGGGGCTACTCCGCCAGGGCATGGCTGCAACGGTGGTGATTTCGGGAGAAATCCTACCTGAAGCGGTGCTTGTTCCGCGCGAGGCCGTGATCGACACGGGAGAGCGCAAAGTGGTTTTTGTCGTGACGGATCCGGGCCACTTCGAACCGCGTACGGTCGAGACCGGTCCGGCTGGAGCGGATGGCCTCGTTAGCATAGTTAGCGGCCTAGCACCTGGGGAGCGGGTTGTCGTCAGCGGGCAGTTTTTGCTCGACGCAGAAAGCCGCTTGCGAGAGGCGGCGCGCAAATTTGTTCGTCCCGCGCAGGAGGCAGGGAGTCATGGTCGCCACAGTCATTGA
- the argJ gene encoding bifunctional glutamate N-acetyltransferase/amino-acid acetyltransferase ArgJ: MKVDLPTTPIRIPGFLFSGVSCGIKESGKPDLAVIYAERPAAVAAAFTSNRVQAAPVQIAREHTRAGRLRAIVVNSGNANAFTGAAGIKAARAMCRLVGQHLRVPAAQVLPCSTGRIGVPLPMDRVESGIRAACQSLSPDGFHSALAAIMTTDAFPKFSTRTVPLAGQEVVVAGMAKGAGMIAPRLSLAPHATLLAFLFTNAPLTRDALRALLRAVLPESFNAAVVDGDTSTNDTVAFLASGVASLAPIAPRSPAFGAIAQAATEVARELARMVVRDGEGATRIIDVVVRGAQTKADAERAADAIARSPLCKAAFYGGDPYMGRVVCALGYSGARFDPSRIRIYLDDLLVVDRGVELVSQVEGQAQAIAARSEFRLTVDLRAGSAQALRFCSDLTEEYVRFNSAYRT; this comes from the coding sequence ATGAAAGTCGACCTTCCCACGACCCCCATTCGCATACCCGGATTCTTGTTCTCCGGGGTCTCCTGCGGCATCAAGGAAAGCGGCAAGCCCGACCTCGCCGTTATTTATGCGGAACGGCCTGCCGCTGTGGCAGCCGCCTTCACCAGCAATCGCGTGCAGGCAGCCCCGGTGCAAATTGCCCGGGAGCACACGCGCGCGGGGCGCTTACGTGCGATCGTGGTGAACAGCGGGAATGCGAACGCCTTCACAGGGGCTGCCGGAATTAAGGCTGCGCGCGCGATGTGTCGCCTCGTGGGACAGCACCTACGTGTGCCTGCAGCTCAGGTGCTCCCCTGTTCCACCGGGCGCATTGGCGTGCCCCTGCCAATGGATCGCGTGGAAAGCGGCATCCGCGCGGCCTGTCAGTCGCTATCGCCCGACGGCTTTCACAGCGCTCTTGCGGCCATCATGACGACTGATGCGTTCCCGAAATTTTCGACCCGCACAGTGCCTCTGGCGGGCCAAGAGGTTGTCGTCGCCGGAATGGCGAAAGGTGCCGGCATGATCGCTCCCCGCCTCTCACTGGCACCCCATGCAACCTTGCTGGCGTTTCTCTTCACGAACGCTCCGCTCACACGCGATGCGCTGCGCGCGCTGCTTCGCGCCGTCTTGCCCGAGTCTTTCAACGCGGCGGTCGTGGACGGCGACACGAGCACCAACGACACCGTGGCATTCCTCGCCAGCGGTGTCGCCTCCCTGGCCCCGATTGCGCCACGATCGCCAGCATTTGGTGCCATTGCTCAAGCAGCAACGGAAGTCGCACGCGAACTCGCTCGCATGGTCGTGCGCGATGGAGAAGGAGCGACGCGAATCATCGACGTGGTGGTTCGCGGTGCGCAGACCAAAGCGGACGCCGAGCGTGCGGCCGACGCGATCGCGAGATCTCCCCTATGCAAGGCTGCCTTTTACGGCGGTGACCCGTACATGGGGCGCGTCGTCTGTGCCTTGGGCTACAGTGGTGCACGATTTGACCCGTCCCGGATTCGCATTTACCTCGATGACCTGTTGGTCGTCGATCGTGGGGTCGAACTGGTCTCTCAAGTCGAGGGCCAAGCCCAGGCCATCGCGGCTCGCTCGGAATTTCGGCTCACTGTCGACCTCCGCGCGGGATCCGCTCAGGCGTTGCGTTTTTGTTCCGACCTCACCGAAGAGTACGTTCGCTTCAACTCAGCATACCGTACCTAA
- a CDS encoding heavy metal translocating P-type ATPase, whose amino-acid sequence MSEQELTFGHWRGVDPVCGMKVDLEQPKGGTADYRGFRFGFCNPRCRERFVAQPESYLYATDPVCGMRVQRGAAAGGWVERVGKTYWFCSASCRERFLAEAPSAPTAAETVEYTCPMHPEVRQLGPGACPSCGMALDPLSGAAEGYEAELADLQRRLVVGAIFALPVVLLAMWPMVRSGASFPFLGARIQHWVELALATPVVWYSGWLFLERAWVSVRMRSPNMFTLIGLGVLAAWSYSVVATAVPSILPAAARGHGGHVPVYFEAAAAIVVLVLFGQVLEVRARRRTGAALRALLALMPATAVRLEADGSEREVPVAEVRVGDVLRVRPGSKIPVDGVVIEGETVVDESMLTGESLPVEKKVGTRVVGGTLNGSGSILMRVERVGEATVLAQIVRLVQEAQRTRAPIQRLADRVAGAFVVGVLLVALVTFVAWVVVGPEPRLAHALVSAVAVLIIACPCALGLATPMSIMVARGLGAQVGVLIKNAEALEVLDRADVLLLDKTGTLTLGKPQVMQVEACGKLSPEEVLQVAGSLEQASEHPLAKAVVEAARERNVRLSTPVDVRVDAGGGLVGKVDGREVLVGSQAFLERERVVGLCAIENLIESSQEQGAALVLVAVERQLAGALALVDPIRESAEEAVQGLRAEGVRLVMLTGDHRKAAERTARLLGIEDFVAEVSPADKARWVDEYRTKGHVVAMVGDGINDAPALARADVGMAIASGTDIAVASASVVLLHGDLRGVLRARRLSRATMRNVRQNLFLAFVYNAAAIPVAAGVLYPSWGLLLDPIIAAAAMSFSSVSVIANALRLYRVSL is encoded by the coding sequence ATGAGTGAACAAGAGCTGACGTTCGGACACTGGCGGGGGGTCGACCCCGTTTGCGGAATGAAGGTGGACCTTGAGCAGCCCAAGGGCGGCACGGCAGACTACCGCGGTTTTCGTTTCGGCTTCTGCAATCCCCGCTGTCGGGAGCGTTTTGTCGCCCAACCTGAGAGCTATTTGTACGCCACCGATCCAGTGTGCGGCATGCGGGTACAACGAGGCGCGGCGGCCGGTGGCTGGGTGGAACGGGTTGGGAAGACCTACTGGTTCTGCAGCGCCTCTTGCCGAGAGCGTTTTCTCGCGGAGGCGCCTTCAGCGCCAACCGCCGCAGAGACTGTGGAGTACACTTGCCCGATGCATCCGGAAGTGCGCCAGCTCGGGCCTGGTGCGTGTCCGAGCTGTGGAATGGCCCTCGATCCCTTGTCCGGCGCTGCGGAAGGTTACGAGGCCGAGCTTGCTGACCTGCAAAGGCGCCTTGTCGTCGGCGCGATATTCGCCCTTCCAGTGGTCTTGTTGGCGATGTGGCCGATGGTGAGGAGTGGTGCCAGTTTTCCATTTCTCGGCGCCCGCATTCAGCACTGGGTCGAGCTGGCCCTAGCGACTCCGGTGGTTTGGTATTCTGGTTGGCTGTTCCTCGAGCGTGCTTGGGTTTCGGTGCGAATGCGCTCGCCCAACATGTTCACGCTGATCGGCCTCGGCGTCCTTGCCGCATGGTCGTATAGCGTCGTGGCCACTGCAGTCCCGAGCATCCTGCCGGCGGCGGCCCGGGGTCACGGGGGGCACGTGCCGGTGTACTTTGAAGCGGCTGCAGCCATCGTGGTGCTGGTATTGTTCGGGCAGGTGTTGGAAGTGCGTGCGCGGCGACGAACTGGCGCAGCGCTGCGTGCGTTGCTGGCCTTGATGCCCGCCACCGCCGTCCGTTTGGAGGCAGATGGGAGCGAACGGGAGGTGCCGGTGGCGGAGGTGCGTGTCGGTGACGTGTTGCGCGTCCGCCCCGGGAGTAAAATCCCCGTCGATGGTGTCGTCATCGAAGGAGAAACCGTCGTCGACGAGTCGATGCTGACCGGAGAATCGCTGCCGGTGGAAAAGAAGGTCGGGACGCGTGTTGTCGGGGGCACGTTGAACGGTAGTGGAAGCATCCTGATGCGAGTGGAACGGGTTGGCGAGGCGACCGTGCTTGCGCAAATTGTCCGACTGGTCCAGGAGGCGCAGCGCACTCGCGCCCCAATTCAACGCCTCGCGGATCGCGTGGCAGGTGCGTTTGTCGTCGGGGTGTTGCTGGTGGCGTTGGTCACGTTCGTCGCCTGGGTCGTGGTTGGGCCTGAGCCGCGGCTTGCCCACGCGTTGGTGAGCGCCGTGGCCGTGCTCATCATTGCCTGCCCGTGCGCGCTCGGCCTTGCAACGCCGATGTCGATCATGGTGGCGAGAGGGCTTGGTGCGCAGGTTGGCGTGCTGATCAAGAACGCGGAGGCGTTGGAGGTGTTGGACCGCGCCGATGTTTTGCTCCTCGACAAAACGGGCACACTCACGCTCGGAAAGCCTCAAGTCATGCAGGTGGAAGCTTGCGGCAAGCTTTCCCCGGAGGAGGTGTTGCAGGTCGCGGGCAGTCTGGAACAGGCGAGCGAGCATCCCTTGGCGAAGGCGGTGGTGGAGGCGGCACGAGAACGCAACGTCCGCTTATCGACCCCCGTGGATGTCCGCGTGGATGCGGGGGGTGGCTTGGTGGGGAAGGTGGACGGCAGAGAAGTGTTAGTGGGTTCGCAAGCGTTTTTGGAAAGGGAGCGAGTCGTAGGCTTGTGTGCAATCGAGAACCTCATTGAGAGTTCTCAAGAACAAGGGGCTGCGTTGGTGTTGGTGGCCGTCGAGCGGCAATTGGCAGGGGCGCTGGCCCTCGTCGATCCAATCCGGGAATCCGCCGAGGAGGCGGTGCAGGGCCTCCGCGCCGAGGGCGTGCGCCTCGTCATGCTGACGGGGGATCATCGCAAGGCCGCAGAGCGTACCGCGCGGTTGTTAGGCATCGAAGACTTTGTCGCCGAAGTATCGCCAGCCGATAAGGCGCGCTGGGTCGACGAATACCGCACCAAGGGTCATGTGGTGGCCATGGTGGGCGATGGCATCAACGACGCTCCTGCCTTAGCCCGGGCTGATGTGGGGATGGCGATTGCCTCAGGGACGGATATCGCCGTCGCCAGTGCTAGCGTGGTCTTGTTGCATGGGGACCTGCGGGGTGTGCTCCGCGCCCGTCGGTTGAGCCGGGCGACGATGCGGAACGTGCGCCAGAACTTGTTCCTCGCGTTTGTGTACAACGCGGCAGCGATCCCCGTTGCTGCGGGCGTGTTGTACCCAAGTTGGGGACTGTTGCTGGACCCGATAATCGCAGCGGCGGCGATGAGTTTCAGCTCCGTGTCGGTGATCGCCAACGCCTTGCGGCTTTATCGAGTATCCCTGTAA
- a CDS encoding PQQ-dependent sugar dehydrogenase, with the protein MRPVKWLLLSLAALPGRALAVETCASASAKYVSAVILAARNCLVRQLPQGRSCTPNNRIPNLRAQRVQSFCPSDTVARLACTARQALLPTGLPYSSLIGSGFTHVCTTAACGNGVLEPGEQCDDGNTTGGDNCSPTCQIEGGACNDVCAGVVPVPGTAIRAERIASGLSRPLLLTAPPRDVSRLFIVEKTGRIRILKWGALLPTPFLDISALVSSGSEQGLLGLAFHPQYADNGRFFINYTDTAGNTVVAEYRVSSNPDIADPTPVQVILQVSQPYANHNGGHLAFGPDGYLYIGLGDGGSAGDPQGNGQNPATLLGKMLRIDVDHAAPYAVPPTNPFVGAGPPLDEIWALGLRNPWRYSFDRITGDLYIADVGQNRFEEINFQPASSPGGENYGWNIVEGNAHCFPSGSTCDQTGLTQPIHEYDHSQGCSVTGGYVYRGCKMPDLRGRYFYADFCTAFVRSFRVVSGVATDHQDHTAELESSGVSIDQVASFGEDARGELYIADLGGEVFKIVPATP; encoded by the coding sequence ATGAGACCGGTCAAATGGCTTCTTCTGTCCCTAGCGGCGCTTCCGGGCCGCGCCCTAGCCGTAGAAACCTGTGCGAGCGCCTCAGCCAAATACGTTTCCGCGGTCATTCTCGCGGCTCGCAATTGTTTGGTCCGCCAGTTGCCGCAAGGCAGAAGTTGCACGCCTAACAATCGAATTCCAAACCTCCGGGCCCAGCGGGTGCAAAGCTTTTGTCCGAGCGACACGGTTGCCCGGCTGGCTTGCACTGCGCGACAGGCTCTCCTGCCCACTGGCCTCCCCTACAGCTCCTTGATTGGAAGCGGGTTCACCCACGTGTGCACCACGGCTGCCTGCGGCAATGGTGTACTCGAGCCGGGTGAGCAGTGCGACGACGGGAACACCACCGGCGGCGACAACTGTTCTCCTACCTGCCAAATCGAAGGTGGTGCGTGCAATGACGTGTGCGCTGGCGTGGTTCCCGTACCCGGCACGGCCATCCGAGCGGAGCGCATTGCCAGTGGTTTGAGCCGGCCACTGTTACTCACCGCTCCTCCCCGCGACGTGAGCCGGCTGTTCATCGTGGAGAAAACCGGGCGCATTCGCATTCTCAAGTGGGGAGCCTTGCTCCCCACTCCCTTCCTCGACATCTCCGCGCTCGTCTCCAGCGGAAGCGAGCAAGGTTTGCTTGGCCTCGCATTTCACCCACAGTACGCCGACAACGGGCGCTTTTTCATCAATTACACGGACACCGCGGGCAACACGGTGGTTGCGGAGTATCGAGTCTCCTCCAACCCCGACATTGCTGACCCCACGCCAGTTCAGGTGATCCTGCAAGTTTCTCAGCCGTACGCCAACCATAACGGTGGGCATCTCGCGTTCGGGCCCGACGGGTATCTTTATATCGGCTTGGGCGATGGGGGGAGCGCCGGCGACCCTCAAGGTAATGGTCAGAACCCGGCAACCCTGTTGGGGAAAATGCTGCGCATCGACGTCGATCATGCTGCTCCCTATGCGGTGCCGCCGACAAATCCTTTTGTCGGGGCAGGGCCACCGCTCGACGAAATTTGGGCCCTCGGGCTCCGCAATCCGTGGCGCTACAGCTTCGACCGCATCACAGGGGATTTGTACATTGCGGATGTGGGCCAAAACCGCTTCGAGGAAATTAACTTCCAGCCCGCCAGCTCTCCCGGGGGCGAGAATTATGGCTGGAACATCGTCGAAGGCAACGCGCACTGCTTCCCATCAGGCAGCACGTGTGACCAAACCGGGCTCACCCAGCCGATTCACGAGTACGATCACTCTCAGGGGTGCTCTGTGACAGGCGGCTACGTGTACCGCGGCTGTAAGATGCCTGACCTACGCGGACGATATTTCTATGCCGATTTTTGCACCGCTTTTGTGCGGTCGTTCCGAGTCGTCAGTGGCGTGGCTACGGACCACCAGGACCACACGGCTGAGCTCGAGAGTAGCGGCGTTTCCATCGATCAGGTTGCATCATTTGGCGAGGATGCGCGCGGGGAGCTTTATATCGCCGACCTGGGTGGGGAGGTCTTTAAGATCGTTCCGGCAACGCCTTAG
- a CDS encoding CusA/CzcA family heavy metal efflux RND transporter → MVATVIEWSVRNRSLVALLGVAVAALGVWSARVLRLDAIPDLSDVQVIVVTEYPGQNPTVVDDQVTYPLATAMLSVPGSTDVRGISMFGLSFVYVLFEDGTDLYWARSRVLEYLNYARDRLPRGVEPKLGPDATGVGWVLQYVLFPGWYCKEHPRGIWRDALEDRWYAKLEDAPPGRRSHLERVRGFEEPGVCPVDGSPLIGADQDLADLRSLQDWFLRYPLAAVEGVAEVASLGGFVRQVQVTVDPHVLHAYGVSVDDIVRTVERSNNDVGGAVVERAEHEYMVRSRGYVRLGELADLENSAVGTAPNGAPILLRQVARVETTGEMRRGVGEYNGRGEVVGGIVVARFGENAYKVIRDVKRRLAELEEGLPPGVFPIITYDRSALIERAVDTLREALLEELAVVVVVCALFLLHVRSALVVVLVLPLGLLASLAVMQMLGMNANIMSLGGLALAIGVMVDSAIVMVDNAHRHLSLETARVAGGGEPRGRVDIVLEAAKEVGPSLFFSLLIITLSFLPIFTLGEQSGRLFKPLAYTKTFAMAAGALLGITLVPVLMVWLIRGRILPEERNPLNRWLIRLYEPTFWAALRWPWLTVALVILIGLSTLYPLSQLGEEFMPALDEGDLLYMPTTEPSISVTKSRELLQQSDKLLRLFPEVRTVHGKIGRAETATDPAPLSMIETVVQLHTDPAQWRTRPVRYFFSDWPAWLKWPLTATFWPEQRRITTEELKLGWTDPDGTRHPGLNEVVHFPGVANAWPYPIENRINMLTTGIKTPVGVKILGADLAVLNELAERTAVVLQERVAGTLSAYPERTVGGYYLDLEVRREEAARYGLTVADVQDVIQTAIGGREVSTIVSGLERYPIVVRYARELRDDPELLRQILVRTPSGQAIPLGQLVDISVRPGPSMIRSENGQRTAWVYVDMAGRDLGGYVREAKRIVADEVPLPQGYNRVWSGRFEYLQKANERLMLVVPLTLLVVVVLLYIANGSWFRVAVVLLAVPLSLVGAFWLLWLLGYNLSLAVWVGIIALLGLDAETGQVMLLYLENSYKAQMAAGKLQTRADLLQAIHAGAVQRIRPKFMTVATDLLALLPLLWVTGTGAEVTRRLVAPLVGGIGVSFVMELLVYPVVFYLVRRRGLAPA, encoded by the coding sequence ATGGTCGCCACAGTCATTGAATGGAGTGTGCGTAACCGCTCGCTCGTTGCGCTTCTCGGCGTGGCTGTGGCGGCGCTTGGGGTTTGGAGCGCTCGTGTTCTGCGGCTCGATGCGATTCCGGACCTTTCCGACGTACAGGTCATCGTGGTCACGGAATACCCTGGCCAGAACCCGACTGTCGTGGATGATCAAGTGACCTATCCCCTCGCCACAGCCATGCTGTCCGTGCCGGGGTCGACCGATGTGCGCGGGATCAGCATGTTCGGCCTTTCCTTCGTTTACGTGTTGTTCGAGGATGGCACCGACCTTTACTGGGCGCGCAGTCGGGTGTTGGAGTACCTAAACTACGCGCGCGACCGGCTACCCCGCGGCGTGGAACCGAAGCTCGGCCCGGATGCCACCGGCGTGGGCTGGGTCCTGCAATACGTGTTGTTTCCCGGCTGGTACTGTAAAGAGCATCCGCGCGGCATCTGGCGCGACGCGCTGGAAGACCGTTGGTACGCCAAACTGGAGGATGCGCCGCCGGGCCGTCGCTCGCACCTCGAACGTGTGCGGGGCTTCGAAGAGCCGGGGGTCTGCCCAGTGGATGGCAGTCCCCTCATCGGTGCTGACCAGGATCTCGCCGATCTCCGAAGCCTTCAGGACTGGTTCCTCCGCTATCCGCTTGCCGCAGTGGAGGGAGTGGCCGAGGTGGCTTCGCTCGGCGGTTTTGTCCGACAGGTGCAAGTGACTGTCGACCCCCACGTGCTTCATGCCTATGGTGTTTCGGTCGACGACATCGTGCGCACCGTCGAGCGCTCGAATAACGATGTCGGCGGGGCGGTGGTGGAACGTGCCGAGCACGAATACATGGTGCGCAGCCGCGGCTACGTGCGGCTGGGTGAACTTGCCGACCTTGAAAACAGCGCAGTGGGCACCGCACCAAACGGCGCCCCAATTCTCTTGCGGCAAGTGGCGCGCGTCGAGACCACGGGCGAGATGCGCCGCGGAGTCGGCGAGTACAACGGGCGCGGCGAGGTCGTAGGCGGCATCGTGGTGGCCCGTTTCGGTGAGAACGCTTACAAGGTGATTCGCGACGTCAAGCGGCGTTTAGCCGAGTTAGAGGAAGGTCTCCCGCCAGGTGTCTTCCCGATCATCACGTATGACCGCTCGGCGCTCATCGAGCGCGCCGTCGACACACTGCGCGAGGCACTGTTGGAGGAATTGGCAGTTGTCGTGGTGGTGTGCGCGCTGTTCTTGCTGCATGTGAGGAGCGCCTTGGTGGTCGTGCTCGTGCTGCCCTTGGGGCTTTTAGCTTCGCTGGCCGTGATGCAAATGCTCGGCATGAACGCCAACATCATGAGCCTAGGGGGATTGGCGCTCGCCATCGGGGTGATGGTCGATTCGGCCATCGTCATGGTGGACAATGCTCATCGGCATTTGAGTCTCGAGACTGCGCGTGTGGCGGGTGGAGGTGAGCCGCGCGGCCGTGTGGACATCGTGCTCGAAGCGGCCAAAGAGGTGGGGCCGAGCCTCTTCTTTTCGCTGCTGATTATTACGTTGTCCTTCCTGCCCATTTTCACACTGGGCGAGCAGTCGGGACGGCTCTTCAAACCGCTCGCCTACACGAAGACCTTTGCCATGGCAGCAGGGGCGTTACTCGGGATCACCCTGGTGCCGGTGCTGATGGTCTGGCTCATCCGCGGGCGGATCCTCCCGGAGGAGCGAAATCCATTGAACCGCTGGTTAATTCGGCTGTACGAACCGACGTTCTGGGCGGCTTTGCGTTGGCCGTGGCTGACGGTTGCTCTGGTTATTTTGATTGGCCTCTCCACGTTGTACCCGTTGAGCCAACTCGGGGAAGAGTTCATGCCAGCCCTGGACGAGGGGGATCTTTTATACATGCCGACCACCGAGCCGAGCATCAGTGTCACGAAGAGCCGAGAACTGTTGCAGCAAAGTGACAAGCTGCTGCGCCTCTTCCCGGAGGTGCGCACGGTGCACGGAAAAATCGGCCGCGCGGAGACTGCTACCGACCCGGCGCCTCTCTCGATGATCGAAACCGTGGTGCAGTTACACACCGACCCGGCGCAGTGGCGGACCCGGCCCGTTCGCTACTTCTTCAGCGACTGGCCGGCTTGGCTCAAGTGGCCACTCACCGCGACGTTTTGGCCGGAACAACGGCGGATCACGACAGAGGAACTCAAGCTTGGCTGGACCGATCCCGACGGTACGCGTCACCCCGGGTTGAACGAAGTCGTGCACTTTCCCGGCGTCGCCAACGCCTGGCCCTATCCGATCGAGAACCGGATCAACATGCTGACCACCGGGATCAAAACCCCCGTGGGGGTGAAGATTCTCGGTGCCGATCTGGCCGTTCTCAATGAGCTCGCCGAGCGCACTGCGGTGGTTCTGCAGGAGCGTGTGGCGGGAACGTTGAGTGCCTATCCGGAGCGTACCGTGGGGGGCTACTACCTCGATCTCGAGGTGCGACGCGAGGAGGCGGCGCGTTACGGCCTGACCGTGGCCGATGTACAGGATGTGATTCAGACCGCGATTGGCGGCCGGGAGGTCAGCACAATCGTGAGCGGGCTCGAACGCTACCCGATCGTTGTTCGCTACGCCCGGGAATTGCGCGATGATCCAGAGTTGCTGCGGCAGATTTTGGTTAGGACTCCATCGGGGCAAGCCATTCCGCTGGGGCAGCTCGTGGACATCTCCGTTCGTCCTGGCCCCTCAATGATTCGTAGCGAAAATGGCCAGCGCACCGCGTGGGTTTATGTGGACATGGCCGGGCGCGACCTCGGTGGATATGTGCGGGAGGCCAAACGGATCGTTGCCGATGAAGTTCCGCTGCCGCAGGGATATAACCGCGTGTGGTCGGGCCGCTTCGAGTATTTACAGAAGGCCAACGAGCGCTTGATGTTGGTTGTGCCGCTGACGCTGCTGGTGGTAGTGGTGCTCCTTTACATCGCCAACGGGAGTTGGTTCCGTGTCGCGGTCGTTCTGCTCGCAGTACCGCTCAGCCTCGTCGGTGCGTTCTGGCTATTGTGGCTCCTTGGCTACAACTTGAGCCTTGCGGTGTGGGTGGGAATCATCGCGCTGTTGGGACTGGATGCGGAAACGGGCCAAGTGATGCTCCTTTACCTTGAGAACAGCTACAAAGCGCAAATGGCCGCGGGTAAACTGCAGACGCGCGCGGATCTTCTGCAAGCGATTCACGCCGGAGCCGTGCAGCGCATCCGCCCCAAATTCATGACGGTGGCGACGGATTTATTGGCCCTCCTGCCCTTGTTGTGGGTAACCGGAACCGGGGCGGAAGTCACTCGGCGTTTGGTGGCGCCTCTAGTCGGGGGAATCGGAGTCAGTTTCGTCATGGAGCTGCTGGTGTATCCGGTGGTGTTTTACCTCGTAAGGCGTCGAGGCTTGGCGCCCGCGTGA